One Panicum virgatum strain AP13 chromosome 3N, P.virgatum_v5, whole genome shotgun sequence DNA segment encodes these proteins:
- the LOC120666468 gene encoding uncharacterized protein LOC120666468, which yields MHFKGGLLNGWLSKLVTLGCTFAALVLFAWDDLKGSLLPNYKRADIIVSYILLGGAAILEVLSVSISISPFSAYYTTDGEIKKNIYKKRYSDVMFSIIRYVHPESKPEWSEKLAQYSLIGECIRWKQEDAAGGASFMAICQVEPRKTTAHVDVSHELKKLVLDRLLQVVSTTHPNDPDYSDDVWDMSNFTGQWAKLEIRSKMQSSSEAAARLQELISNTTKHSESFMFSVLTWHIVTEICFFKQHSNSDDDGGSSSSGSSAPPSCRCRDPSRQLSRYVMYLCEKHGILSGNDGHVSCKLIKDVIMECLLDYEGALDDERSVVMRIADMIHVGGPGLRGTRVVNEVLSPTDQLVKELLMIQDANDRWDIIMNVWMEMLCYMALHSEHGFHTTHLSKGGEFLTHVKLLILNIFGH from the coding sequence ATGCATTTCAAGGGGGGACTACTGAATGGTTGGCTCTCCAAGCTTGTTACATTGGGGTGCACCTTTGCAGCCCTCGTTCTGTTTGCTTGGGATGATCTAAAGGGCAGTCTTCTTCCAAACTACAAGAGAGCCGATATTATTGTGTCTTACATACTCCTTGGTGGAGCTGCCATCCTGGAGGTACTCTCTGTTTCCATTTCCATCTCACCATTCAGTGCATATTACACGACAGATGGTGAAATAAAGAAGAACATATACAAGAAAAGATACAGTGATGTGATGTTCAGCATTATCAGGTATGTCCATCCAGAGAGCAAGCCAGAATGGTCAGAAAAGCTGGCACAATACAGCCTTATTGGTGAGTGTATACGATGGAAGCAAGAAgatgctgctggtggtgctagTTTCATGGCCATATGTCAGGTGGAGCCCAGGAAAACGACAGCACATGTTGATGTCTCTCATGAGCTGAAGAAGCTCGTCCTAGACAGACTGTTACAGGTTGTAAGCACAACACATCCGAATGATCCAGATTATTCAGATGATGTGTGGGACATGAGCAATTTCACTGGCCAATGGGCAAAGCTGGAGATCCGGAGCAAAATGCAATCGTCGTCAGAAGCTGCAGCTCGTCTGCAGGAGCTGATCAGCAACACCACTAAGCATTCTGAAAGTTTCATGTTCTCCGTCCTCACCTGGCATATAGTGACGGAGATATGCTTCTTCAAACAACATAGCAACagtgacgacgacggcggcagcagcagcagcggcagctctGCTCCTCCATCCTGCAGATGCAGAGACCCAAGCAGACAACTGTCTAGGTACGTCATGTACCTTTGTGAAAAGCATGGCATATTGTCTGGCAATGATGGGCACGTTTCTTGCAAATTGATTAAGGATGTCATTATGGAGTGTCTGCTAGACTATGAAGGAGCCCTGGATGACGAGCGTTCTGTTGTCATGCGTATAGCTGACATGATACATGTCGGGGGACCGGGGCTAAGGGGCACCAGGGTTGTGAATGAGGTATTAAGCCCTACGGACCAACTTGTCAAGGAGCTGCTTATGATCCAAGATGCAAATGATCGATGGGATATCATCATGAATGTGTGGATGGAGATGCTTTGCTACATGGCATTACACTCGGAGCATGGGTTCCACACTACGCATCTAAGCAAAGGAGGCGAGTTCTTAACTCATGTCAAGCTTCTAATATTGAACATTTTTGGCCACTGA
- the LOC120667970 gene encoding GTP-binding protein SAR1A-like, producing the protein MASSQCSGEPASVGPLPHLTRLLSSPLCSPLTEHFYAEEVCIGDLCSFCQRLVQHQPTQYPTSEELSIGKIKFKAFDLGGHRIARRVWKDYYAKVDAVVYLVDAYDKERFAESKKELDALLSDDSLATVPFLILGNKIDIPYAASEEELRYHMGLSNFTTGKGNVNLGESNVRPLEVFMCSIVSKMGYGEGFKWVSQYIK; encoded by the exons ATGGCGAGCAGCCAGTGCAGCGGCGAGCCGGCCTCCGTCGGCCCTCTCCCTCACCTCACgcggctcctctcctcccccctcTGCTCGCCCCTCACCG AACACTTTTATGCTGAGGAAGTTTGTATTGGGGATCTGTGTTCCTTCTGCCAGAGATTGGTTCAGCATCAGCCTACGCAATATCCAACTTCTGAAGAGCTGAGTATCGGAAAGATCAAGTTTAAGGCATTTGATTTGGGAGGACATCGGATCGCTCGCCGTGTGTGGAAGGATTACTATGCCAAG GTGGATGCAGTGGTGTACCTTGTGGATGCCTACGACAAGGAGCGGTTTGCTGAATCAAAGAAGGAGCTTGACGCCCTCCTCTCGGATGATTCTCTGGCCACCGTACCCTTCCTGATCCTGGGCAACAAGATCGACATCCCTTATGCTGCGTCGGAGGAGGAGCTCCGCTACCACATGGGGCTGAGTAACTTCACCACTGGCAAGGGCAACGTTAACTTGGGTGAGTCCAACGTCCGCCCCCTGGAGGTGTTCATGTGCAGCATCGTCAGCAAGATGGGGTATGGCGAGGGGTTCAAGTGGGTGTCACAGTACATCAAGTAG